A genomic stretch from Vicinamibacteria bacterium includes:
- a CDS encoding sulfatase-like hydrolase/transferase, translating to MGRSRGQRNPKPPKPDVSKRRLGAPFAIALASAAALAIAWLATRGPTDIAHGALRRNNLLFVTIDTLRADRLGSYGSHAGLTPHLDRLGEDGIVFEDVVSHVPLTLPAHTSIFTAKYPTRHGVHDNGTYRLGPGHNTLATLLSDHGYRTAAFVGAFVLDARFGLGRGFDHYDDYYGEKRTFESFTELERRAESVLAPAEAWLRERRNEPWLVWIHLFDPHAPYEAPEPFASRHSRDPYGAEIAYVDDRLGAFLARLDAAGLLENTLVTLVGDHGESLGEHGELTHGTFAYNATLSVPWILWSRAVPAGRFSPRVRHVDVLPTLLDLLGIESPPEIDGVSLRPFLQAPSRYEAPTSYFEALNPHLTRGWAPLRGVIGGRYKFIELPISEIYDLQEDPGETQNLAPRRARLASELRDTLGALVAGDTSEPASADVETIRRLASLGYLVAPVDVRRDTYSEEDDPKRLVDLANAHDQAGALFQSGHEEEALDLLEKIREQQPRSSFAHQKLAYALRQLGRADEAIDVLEGAVRSGLTDSSLLVLLGSYLVETGEVGKARSLLEPVAEAHPEFAEAHNTLGVAYARLGNPVAAELAFSKVLELDPSSATAHNNLGSVELGRGRNDEAVAHFERALAIDEGLASAHNGLGVAHARRGELERAVAAWKRAVELAPDAFDALYNLAMALLERSPAEAVPYLERFAAKAPPDRYREDIIKAGEILNELR from the coding sequence ATGGGGCGAAGCAGGGGCCAGCGCAACCCGAAGCCTCCAAAGCCCGACGTTTCGAAGCGACGACTGGGTGCGCCATTCGCTATCGCCTTAGCGTCGGCCGCAGCTCTCGCCATCGCTTGGCTCGCGACTCGCGGCCCGACCGACATCGCTCATGGCGCTCTTCGACGGAACAACCTTCTGTTCGTAACGATCGATACGTTGCGCGCCGATCGCTTGGGAAGCTACGGATCCCACGCGGGTCTCACACCGCATCTCGATCGGCTGGGGGAGGATGGCATCGTATTCGAAGATGTCGTTTCCCACGTGCCATTGACTCTTCCCGCCCACACGTCGATCTTCACTGCGAAGTATCCGACCCGTCACGGCGTCCACGATAACGGCACCTATCGTCTCGGCCCGGGGCACAATACGCTTGCCACCCTGCTGAGCGATCACGGCTATCGAACGGCGGCGTTCGTGGGAGCGTTCGTGCTCGACGCACGTTTCGGTCTGGGACGCGGCTTCGACCACTACGACGATTACTACGGTGAGAAGAGGACGTTCGAGAGCTTCACCGAGCTCGAACGAAGGGCGGAATCGGTGCTCGCTCCCGCCGAAGCCTGGCTGCGCGAACGCCGAAACGAGCCCTGGCTCGTTTGGATCCATCTCTTCGATCCCCATGCTCCCTACGAGGCGCCCGAACCGTTCGCCTCCCGCCACTCGCGAGATCCGTACGGGGCGGAGATCGCCTACGTGGACGACAGGCTGGGTGCCTTCCTGGCGCGGCTCGATGCCGCGGGCCTTCTCGAGAACACGCTCGTAACCCTCGTGGGCGACCACGGTGAGTCTCTGGGCGAGCACGGCGAGCTCACGCACGGGACGTTCGCATACAACGCGACCCTTTCGGTGCCCTGGATTCTGTGGTCCAGAGCCGTCCCGGCCGGCCGTTTTTCTCCGCGGGTGCGCCACGTAGACGTTCTTCCCACACTACTGGACCTCCTGGGAATCGAGAGCCCTCCCGAAATCGACGGAGTGAGCCTGCGCCCTTTCCTCCAGGCGCCCTCGCGATACGAGGCGCCCACGAGCTACTTCGAGGCGCTCAACCCTCATCTCACTCGAGGCTGGGCCCCGCTACGGGGGGTGATCGGGGGCCGGTACAAATTCATCGAGCTGCCTATCTCTGAGATCTACGACCTGCAGGAGGATCCGGGAGAGACCCAGAACCTGGCACCCCGTCGGGCCCGACTCGCTTCGGAGCTTCGTGACACCCTCGGCGCGCTCGTCGCCGGGGACACTTCCGAGCCCGCGTCCGCCGACGTCGAAACAATTCGTCGGCTGGCAAGCCTCGGGTATCTCGTCGCCCCGGTGGACGTGCGCCGCGATACGTACTCCGAGGAGGACGATCCAAAGCGTCTCGTCGACCTCGCCAACGCCCACGACCAGGCGGGCGCGTTGTTCCAGAGCGGACACGAGGAGGAAGCCCTCGACCTGTTGGAGAAGATTCGTGAGCAACAGCCCCGCTCCTCGTTCGCCCATCAGAAGCTCGCCTACGCGCTGCGACAGCTTGGGCGAGCGGACGAAGCGATCGACGTTCTCGAAGGCGCCGTCCGAAGCGGCCTCACCGACTCGTCCCTTCTCGTCCTTCTCGGCTCCTACCTCGTCGAGACCGGCGAAGTGGGAAAGGCTCGTTCCCTTCTCGAGCCGGTCGCCGAAGCTCATCCCGAGTTCGCGGAAGCTCACAACACACTGGGCGTGGCCTACGCGCGGCTCGGTAACCCGGTCGCGGCCGAGCTCGCCTTTTCGAAAGTGCTGGAGCTCGACCCGAGCTCAGCCACCGCACACAACAACCTGGGCTCGGTCGAGCTCGGCAGGGGTCGAAACGACGAGGCCGTGGCACATTTCGAGCGCGCCCTCGCCATCGACGAAGGCCTCGCAAGCGCCCACAACGGCCTCGGAGTCGCCCATGCTCGGCGCGGCGAGCTCGAGAGAGCGGTCGCGGCATGGAAGCGTGCGGTCGAGCTGGCCCCGGACGCGTTCGATGCCCTGTACAACCTGGCGATGGCTCTCCTCGAGCGATCGCCCGCCGAAGCCGTTCCCTATCTTGAGCGCTTCGCCGCGAAGGCTCCGCCCGATCGCTACCGTGAAGACATCATCAAGGCCGGAGAGATACTCAATGAGCTGCGGTAG